The Flavobacterium sp. 102 genomic interval AAAGGTGTGCCAGTGAGGATTGCTATTGGGCCAAAAGATTTAGAAAACGGAACTTTCGAAATTGCTCGACGTGATACTTTGACTAAAGAAGTAGTCGATAAAGAAGGTGCTGTCAATTATATTACGGACTTGTTGGAGCAAATTCAGAAAGATTTATTCAATCGTGCATTGGATTTTAGAAATACGCATATTACTGAAGTAAATTCTTTTGAAGAGTTTAAAGAAGTTTTAGAAAGCAAGACCGGTTTTATCTCTGCCCATTGGGACGGAACTCCGGAAACGGAAGAAAAAATCAAGGATTTGACCAAAGCAACCATACGTTGTATTCCTTTAGATCAAAAAAAGGAAGAAGGAACTTGTGTTTTTTCCGGAAGCAAATCCACTGGTAGAGTGCTCTTTGCAAAAGCATATTAATAAAAATCAGAAAAAAAATAGTTGCGCTCTTGTGTGATTGAAAAATAATTGTATTTTTGCAACCGCAATTTTAAGCAAAGTTGGCCCGTTCGTCTATCGGTTAGGACGCATGGTTTTCATCCATGTAAGAGGGGTTCGATTCCCCTACGGGCTACAATATTTAAGGCTTAATGGCCCGTTCGTCTATCGGTTAGGACGCATGGTTTTCATCCATGTAAGAGGGGTTCGATTCCCCTACGGGCTACAGATTAGTTGTAAATTAGTTTTATAGAACAAGAGTTCAGTGTCTCGAATTGTTGTTTTATTAGTTAAAACCAAAGTGATTATGTTTAATTGTGGGAGGTTTTTCTTTTTTAACTAAATATTTTATTATTAATTACAATTAAATTACAAGAAAATGGCAAATCACAAGTCAGCTTTAAAAAGAATCAGAAGCAACGAAAAGAAAAGAGTGTTGAACAGATACCAACACAAAACAACTCGTAACGCAATCAAAGCGTTAAGATTGGCTACAGATAAATCAGATGCTTCTGCTAAATTGTCTGCTGTTATTTCTATGATTGACAAATTGGCTAAGAAAAATATCATTCATGATAACAAAGCAGCTAATTTAAAATCTAAATTAACTAAACACGTTTCTAAGTTATAATCTAACTTATTGTAAGCTTATAAAAAAAAGTCCCGATAACTCGGGACTTTTTATTTTATATTAATCTGGAATCTAAAATCCGGGTTTTAAAATCTCGAGCATTTCTTTAGTTATAGGCTTTGAAAGAAAGTCAATCACCATAGGGTAACTTTTTGCTTTTACTACATCTTGAGGGTCAATTGTAGACGATAGCACAATAAACTTAGCTTCTTTAAATACATCCTGATAATCATTTTGAAGGTAGTTGTCTAAAAACTCCCAACCATTCATTATAGGCATGTTTAAGTCTAAAAATATCAATTTTGGATAGGATACGTTCACATCGAGTTTGTATTCCGGAGCCAATTTATTAAAGTAGTCAATGGCCTCTTCGCCGTTTTTGGCAGTCAGTACTTCATTGGCAAAAGCAACTCTTTCAATGACTTTTTTACAAAGCATCAAAGTTATGGCATCATCGTCTACACAAAGTATTTTTTCGAGCATTTGAAAGGATTAATTATTCTTAAATGTTATGGTAAAGGTTGTTCCTTTACCTACTGTGCTTATTACGTTTATTGTTCCGCCCATGGCTTCTACTTGTGATTTTACTAAATACAATCCCAATCCTTTACTGTCAGGGTGATCGTGGAATCTTTGGTACAAACCAAAAATTTTATCCTTATTTCTAACCAAATCAATTCCGATTCCATTGTCTTTAAACGTAAGGATTAAATCATCATCTACTACTTTTGAGGAGATGTTTACTCTTAATTGTTTGCCTTCGCTTCTGTATTTTATAGCGTTCGTCAGTAAATTTAAAAAAATACTTTCTAAATAAGATTTATTAATATTTAAAATAGTCACCTCTTCTAAATCTATTTTCAATATAGGCTTGTGCAATCCTATCAAAAAGCTCAATTGATTAAAGACATTTTCAAATATTTCCTTAATTAATACTTTCTCTTTTTGGATTGACGGATTGTCTTTGATAATAACAACTTTAACCAAATCATTGATAGTTTCATTTAATAAATGAGTAGACTTGGAGAAGCCGTCAATGATTTCTTTTAATTCCGGGTTTTCAATTGGCATGTCTTCCACCAAATTTAACAAACCGGTTAAATTAGATAAAGGTGCTCTTAGGTTGTGCGAAGTGATATAAGAGAATTGTTTTAAGTCTTTATTGTTTTGCGTTAATTCACGAATCAGTTGCTCTCTTTCTTTTACTTTGTTCTTTTCTTCAGTAACATCTCTTTGAATCGATATCCAGTGGGAGTGTTCCCCATCTTTGTTAGTTACCGGAATCATAGAAAAGTTAATCCAAAACTCTTCCCCATTTTTTTTATAGCTAATGGTTTCAATAAAACATTCTTTATAGTCTTGGATGGCTGTTTTTAGTCTGTCAAATTCTAAAATGTCAGATTTCGAACCAAAGAACATTACCGGAGATTTCCCAATCACTTCATTGGCTTTGTAGCCAGTCATATCGGTAAAAGCCGAATTGACAAAGATGATATTCGGAATTACTTCACTAGAAGTGTCGATATCCGTAATCATTACAGCATCTTTACTTTGTGTAATTACCGTTTCGAGCAATCTCAATCGTTGTTCTTCTTCTTTTTGTTTGGTAATATCCTGAATGGCTCCAATCATTCTGATAGGTTTGCCTTCTTTGTCTTTTACTAAAAAACCCCTGTCAAAAACATATCTATAAGTGCCATCCGCACATTGAAAACGGTATTCGTCTTGCCATTTCTCTGTTTTTTGTTCCAAAAAGGAATAGAGTTTTACAGACATCTTTAAACTGTCTTCGGGGTGAATTCTTTCAAACCACCATTTTGAAGTTTTGCCTATTTCTTCTTTTTTATACCCAAAAACCCCTTGAATTCCTTTATTCCATAAAAAACTATCATCTTCAATTTTCCAATCCCAAATGGTGTCACTCGTCGCTTTGGCAACGATATCATAACGTTCGTTGGATTCAATGATTTCATTATTGGTAATCTGTAGTTTCTCAAAAACAGATTTGTTGTTTTGGGAATTTTGATTGAGAATGACATTTAAAATGATTCCCGAGATAGCAATAAAAATAAAGTCCCGAATGTAAAAGTATATGGAGGAATCAGGAGAAGTTTTGATATAATCTAAAAAAAATTGATGACCGAGTACAGCCACCAGCATTAAAATAAGGACGTACGCTAATGTTATTTTAGTAGAATTATTTTTCATTACTCCAAATATATAGATTTTCAAATAAGTTTTAAAATTTAGCTAAAAACTTATTAAGTATTTTATAAACTTTATGCTCAATTTTAATAAAGTGTAAACTAATTTGTTATTGGTTTTTTATATAAAAATAAAGTGTACCTTTGCACCCACAAAAAAGCACACATGGAATCTATTAGAAACATTGCAATTATTGCTCACGTTGACCACGGAAAAACGACTTTGGTTGACAAAATTATGTATCACTGTCAGTTATTTCGCGAAAATGAGAACACAGGTGATTTAATTCTTGACAACAATGACTTAGAACGTGAAAGAGGAATTACGATTACTTCTAAGAACGTTTCGGTTGTATATAAAGGAACTAAAATCAACATTATTGATACTCCTGGTCACGCCGATTTTGGTGGAGAAGTAGAAAGAGTATTGAACATGGCTGACGGAGTTTGTCTTTTAGTAGATGCTTTCGAAGGACCAATGCCACAAACGCGTTTTGTGTTGCAAAAAGCCATCGACTTAGGATTAAAGCCTTGTGTGGTTATTAATAAAGTAGATAAAGAAAACTGTACTCCGGAAGAAGTACACGAAAAAGTATTCGACTTAATGTTCGAATTAGGCGCAGAAGAATGGCAGTTGGATTTTCCAACCGTTTATGGTTCAGCCAAAAATAACTGGATGTCTGACCACTGGGAAAACCAAACGTCAAACATCGAGCCTTTATTAGATATGGTTGTTGAGCATGTACCAGCGCCAAAAGTATCTGAAGGAACACCTCAAATGTTAATTACTTCGTTAGATTTCTCTGCTTTTACAGGACGTATTGCTATCGGTCGTTTAGAAAGAGGTATCTTAAAAGAAGGAATGCCCATTTCTTTGGTAAAAAGAGATGGTACTGTTACAAAATCTAGAATTAAAGAATTACATACTTTTGAAGGTCTTGGGCGTAAAAAAGTAACAGAAGTAATTGCCGGAGATATATGTGCTATTGTTGGTGTTGAAGGTTTTGAAATTGGTGATACTATTTCTGATTTTGAAAATCCAGAAGGGTTAGCTTCTATTGCTATCGATGAGCCAACAATGAGTATGTTG includes:
- a CDS encoding PAS domain S-box protein → MKNNSTKITLAYVLILMLVAVLGHQFFLDYIKTSPDSSIYFYIRDFIFIAISGIILNVILNQNSQNNKSVFEKLQITNNEIIESNERYDIVAKATSDTIWDWKIEDDSFLWNKGIQGVFGYKKEEIGKTSKWWFERIHPEDSLKMSVKLYSFLEQKTEKWQDEYRFQCADGTYRYVFDRGFLVKDKEGKPIRMIGAIQDITKQKEEEQRLRLLETVITQSKDAVMITDIDTSSEVIPNIIFVNSAFTDMTGYKANEVIGKSPVMFFGSKSDILEFDRLKTAIQDYKECFIETISYKKNGEEFWINFSMIPVTNKDGEHSHWISIQRDVTEEKNKVKEREQLIRELTQNNKDLKQFSYITSHNLRAPLSNLTGLLNLVEDMPIENPELKEIIDGFSKSTHLLNETINDLVKVVIIKDNPSIQKEKVLIKEIFENVFNQLSFLIGLHKPILKIDLEEVTILNINKSYLESIFLNLLTNAIKYRSEGKQLRVNISSKVVDDDLILTFKDNGIGIDLVRNKDKIFGLYQRFHDHPDSKGLGLYLVKSQVEAMGGTINVISTVGKGTTFTITFKNN
- the rpsT gene encoding 30S ribosomal protein S20; this encodes MANHKSALKRIRSNEKKRVLNRYQHKTTRNAIKALRLATDKSDASAKLSAVISMIDKLAKKNIIHDNKAANLKSKLTKHVSKL
- the typA gene encoding translational GTPase TypA, whose product is MESIRNIAIIAHVDHGKTTLVDKIMYHCQLFRENENTGDLILDNNDLERERGITITSKNVSVVYKGTKINIIDTPGHADFGGEVERVLNMADGVCLLVDAFEGPMPQTRFVLQKAIDLGLKPCVVINKVDKENCTPEEVHEKVFDLMFELGAEEWQLDFPTVYGSAKNNWMSDHWENQTSNIEPLLDMVVEHVPAPKVSEGTPQMLITSLDFSAFTGRIAIGRLERGILKEGMPISLVKRDGTVTKSRIKELHTFEGLGRKKVTEVIAGDICAIVGVEGFEIGDTISDFENPEGLASIAIDEPTMSMLFTINDSPFFGKEGKFVTSRHIRDRLTKELEKNLAMKLGETDSADKFMVFGRGVLHLSVLIETMRREGYELQIGQPQVIIKEIDGVKCEPIEELTIDLPEHLSGRAVEFVTMRKGEMLSMETKGERMIVKFNIPSRGIIGLRNQLLTATAGEAIMAHRFIGYEPFKGEIAGRNKGSLISMEKGKAIPYSIDKLQDRGKFFVEPNAEIYEGQVIGENSRGDDMSVNVTKEKKQSNVRSSGNDEKARIIPPIIFSLEEALEYIQKDEYVEVTPKSIRLRKIYLNENDRKRFKI
- a CDS encoding response regulator; translation: MLEKILCVDDDAITLMLCKKVIERVAFANEVLTAKNGEEAIDYFNKLAPEYKLDVNVSYPKLIFLDLNMPIMNGWEFLDNYLQNDYQDVFKEAKFIVLSSTIDPQDVVKAKSYPMVIDFLSKPITKEMLEILKPGF